The Gemmatimonas phototrophica region ATCGGCCGCGTCCATGAGTGTGGGCACCTCGTGGCCCGTGACCAGCACCGCCACCCCGTCCGCGGCCAGGGCGCGCAGGACCATCGTGAGGAGCTCCGCGTCCTGTGGCGCGAGTCCACGATACGGCTCATCGGCCAGGAGACAGGTCGGCCGTCGCACCAGGACCGCGGCCAGTTCCGCCCGTCGACGCTCGCCGCCGGAGAGCGTGTCCGGACGCTGATCGAGTCGCGCCGAGATGCCGACACGCGCCGCCGCCGCGCCGATATCGCCGCCGCCAAACTGGCGCTGGAAGAGGGTCAGCTGGTGCCGGACGGTAAACGCCGACGACAGGAGATCGGCATCCGGAAGATAGAACAGGCCGGCCGCGGCCAAGCGGTGCGGTCGCGCGTGCAAATAGGCGTGGCCGCCAAAGTGTACCGTCCCGCCGTCGGGCGCCACGCGCCCCGCCGCGATCTTGAGCAGGGTGGATTTGCCGATGCCGTTGCGGCCGAAGAGCACGCGGAGTTCGCCCGGCACCGCGCGCAGCGAGGCGGACGACAAGACGCGACGCCCCGCAAACGACTTCGCCACACTGTCCACGCGCAGCAGGGCGGTCATCCGCGAAGGGTCCCCACCACATGAAGCAGGAGTTCACCCGTGAGCGGCGGGGCGATCACCAGCGCAGCCACGGGGACGGCGCCGACCCCCAGATTGCAAAGGAGATCGTATTCCCGGCGCCGCCGCAGCTCCACGAGGTTCACGGCCGCGGCCAACACGACCACCGCCGCGAGCGTCAGCGGAGGCAAGCGTAGCGGATCGGTCCCGGCGAGGAGGAACACTCCACTCAGTCCCACCCTCAGCAGCGCCCACAGACGGATGTGACGGGTCGCTTACGTGGCGACTAGCGCTCGATTGGGCAGCATTGATCGCCCC contains the following coding sequences:
- a CDS encoding ABC transporter ATP-binding protein, with the translated sequence MTALLRVDSVAKSFAGRRVLSSASLRAVPGELRVLFGRNGIGKSTLLKIAAGRVAPDGGTVHFGGHAYLHARPHRLAAAGLFYLPDADLLSSAFTVRHQLTLFQRQFGGGDIGAAAARVGISARLDQRPDTLSGGERRRAELAAVLVRRPTCLLADEPYRGLAPQDAELLTMVLRALAADGVAVLVTGHEVPTLMDAADHITWCTSGTTYELGPPAVAVNHEAFRREYLGPWRTPSDI